The stretch of DNA CGGCATCGGCAAGCGTGAAGACCAAGAAGTCGAGTGCGAGCGCCGGATCATTCGCGAGATAGATCGCCAGGATATCGCGGCGCTGCATCGCGAGTTCGTCGAGCAGGCGCTGCGACAGCGAGCTGCCCTTCGGCTTCGCCGTTCCGCTGTCCTCGACTGCCTCGATAGGACCTTCGTCGGTGATGACCTCGGTCTCCGTGTAGTACTGCGGGACCAGTGTCGGTTCGCCATCGCGCGAGAGGACGAGGAAAGCACCGGCCTCGGATTTCAGTTCGTCGGCAAGCACGGGGGGACGGTCATTGAGCGCGCGCATCGCGCGGTCGATCACCACCAGCTCCTTTTCGGCCTTGGCCACCTCGTCCTCGTTGCTGTCCTCGTCTTCGAGCACGGCGGCGACGCGGTCGTAGTCAGCCTCAAGTTCGCCGAGCTCCTGCGCTTCCTTTTCGGTCATCGGCGCACGCTCGCAAGGAAGACGGCTCAGACCTTCGACAAGGTCTTGGCTGACGTAGTTGCCAAGCGTCGGGCGCACCCAAGCCAGACCGTATTCGACCGCGGTCTTTTCTGCGGCTTCGTCCATGGCCTTGTGGGCAAGGTCCTCGAGCAGCGCGACATCGATCCAGCTCTCGCTGGCATCATCGTCGAACAGTTCGCGCTCAATCCGGCCGCCTGCAGCGAGGTAGGCATCGCGTCCGACCAGCACCGCGCGCGGATCGCAGCCGCGCACCGTGGCATCCAGCACCATACGGCGGATCGTGTCGGGCGTGATCTGGTACCAGGCATCCTGCAGCTCGGCATACACATGCGCTTGGCGCTCGACATCAGAAATGGCGCCGTAGGCCTTGGCCATGTCGAGCGTGATCGTGCCCTCAGCGAGTGCTTCGAAAACACAGGGTGCGAGACTTGCCAAACGCAGGCGCCCTTCCACGAAACGGACGGTGAGGCCGAAGCGGCGCGCCACGTCTTCGGCCGTAGCACCTGCGTCGATGATCGATGCAAAGGCCTGCGCCTCGTCGGCAGGATTCATCGCGAGACGCTGGAAGTTCTCGGCAAGACTGGCTTCGCGCACTTCGCTTTCCTCGCCTTCGATGACGAGGCAGGTGACTTCGTGGTTCTCTGGTAAGGTGCCCTCTTCGGCCAGCGCCTGCAGCGCGGCGAGGCGGCGACCGCCGGCCTCGACCTCGAACTTGCCGCGCTTTCCTTTGCGCACGACGAGGTTCTGCAGCAGGCCGCGCGCGGCGATGTCTGCCCGCAGCTGGAGGTCGGCGAGGACATCGCTCGACTTGCGAACGTTGCGCGGGCTCGGGACGAGCTTCTTCAAGGGTATCGACTGGATCATGGGTGTTCTCCTGATGGAATGAAGGCGCAGGTGAGGATCACGAGGCCCACAAGCCCAAAGGGCTACCTCCACTCTCATCAGATTATCGGTGAGCATTACTCCCAGCTTGGCCCAGAAAATTTCGAAATGGGAATGGCTGATCGGGATTTCAGCGCCATTACGCGGGCACCCTTTGGCTTCAATTTTGGCTGAGTAGTTGCGGCCGGTTTTGCTCTGTCAGCAATCAGGCTGTCGGAAGGGGAGTTTCAGCGCGCTCGAACCCCACGCGGTTTCAATTTACCCGCACCATGTGCCTTTCCATGTGAGGGAGGAAATCCATCTTGCCGATCTCAAGGCCTTCTCGCCGCAACAGCGCGTAGGCGAGCGTCAAGTGAAAGTAGAAGTTTGGGAGTATCCAGTCGCGAATGTCTTCTTCTGCGGACATTACGAAACGGACGCCGTTAGGCAGAGTCAGATCGACTTCGCCAGTCGCTGGTGACCAGTCCGCCAGATTGCTTTCGGCGACGCGGGCACGGACTGCCGCGACACGGTCTCGCACCTCGGCCAGCGAGGCATAGCTTTCTTCCTCGAGCGGGACATCCTTTATCCCAACCTGCTGCAGCGCGAGCAGCGCCTGGTTGATCGCGACGCGGAACTGCAGTTCTAGCGGAAACATGTCATCCGCCAATCGGGCGTCGAGAACCGTGTCCGACATGTCCGCTTCAATTGCCTTCGCTAGCAGGTGGTCAAGCGTGCCAAGCATGTTGTCAAAAGTCTGCGATGCGAAGGCGGCGTATTGCATTCGAGTATCTCCATCCGGGCGTTGATTACCTAGATCGCATTGGAACGTGGTCAATCCCCCTGCGGTCAACGATCCATCAAGAACAGAATAATCCTACGCTTGTGAGGCTCCTAAATCGAAACGCCTCCTAGGGACGCGACGTGAGGTGCGGCGATCCCTGCTGGCCTAGACGCCGAGCCCAACAAGGATCTCAGAGGCTCTCGACACCGGGACAAACAGCCGCGTGCGGTAACGGATAATCTCGGTGAAGCAGCCCTTGTTCTTGTACCAGTCGAGCCGATCGGGCGAGAATCCGGTCAGTTCAAGGCGCTGTTCGCCGCCAACCAGCGAACGCTTGACGGTGAGGGGATCGTGGCTCGCAAGGCCCAGCGGTTTGCCGCTGGCGAGGACGAGGTCGCCGATCTGCTCTGCCGATGGTCCGGTAACTCCGGAAAGGCCAAAGGTCTCGGCGATTGCAGCGAGATCGACATCGAGCACTTCGCGCCCGATGATCGACTGGCCGTCCTTAGCAACGAGCCGGGTGACGCGGACATGATCGCCGGGAAGGCGCTTCCAAACAGGGAGCAGCAGTCCGGTGGCAAGATGGGCGCGCTCGGTGAGCGGTGAAGCAGCGGCCTCTTCTTCCTCGTCCCGCCAGGCGCTCGTGAACGCAGTGACGCCCACCTCCTCCCAGTGGCTTTCAGCAAGCGCCTCAAGCGTCCAGTTGGCGGACTTGAGCGGGCGCAGCAGGCGCCGGCGTTCGATCACGGCCCCATCGTCGGCGATGAGGCGCCGGGCAGGAACCGACAGCGCGACCTTGCCCGAGCGTGCGTTGCGCATCGGGATCGCGTGCGTGCTGCCGATCTCGTGCATCCGCGCCAGGCGCTGCAAGCGTAGAGGCCGAAGGTGTCTCGACACGTCGAGCGAGACAAGACGGGTCTCGGCTCCGGTCACGGGATCGGTTCGCAGGAGTTCGTCGGCGAGGACCTCGAAACTATCGACCCTGACGGTTTCCAGTCCCTGGTCAAACGTTCCGGCCTCGCGCGCAGCTTCAATCCGCGCTTCAACGAGGCCAAGGTATTCCTCGAAGATCGCGTTCTGCAGCGCGATCGGCAGCGCGAGAATGCGGTTGAGCCAGCGCTGGATCGTCGGGAGATTGTCGGTCAGCCCGCCATCGGAGTTTTCGAGACGGAGGCCGGTTCGCTCGACGAAGTTGCCGAAGCTCGTGGCCTCAAGCTTGCCGTCATAGAGCATCTGGAACCAGCGGCTGAGCGCGTTGCGCGCATAGTCGCTTTCAAGATTGTCTGCCGGGTCGAACAGGTTCTGTCCGCCGGTCTGGCGCTGACCGCGCGTCAGCGCGCCCAAGGCATCGAGCCTTCGCGCAATGGTCGAGATGAAGCGGCGCTCGCCCTTCACGTCGGTGGTTACCGGGCGGAACAGCGGGGCCGAGGCCTGGTTGGTGCGGTTGGTACGACCGAGACCCTGGATGGCGTTGTCGGCGCGCCAGCCCGGCTCGAGCAGGAAATGCACCCGGCGCTGCTGGTTCCTGGCACCCAAGTCGGCATGATAGGATCGCCCCGTGCCGCCCGCATCCGAAAAGACCAGGATGCGCTTGGTGCCTTCCATGAAGCTTTGCGCTTCGGCGACATTGGCACTGGGGCTACGCCGTTCGAGGCGCTGCTCACCA from Porphyrobacter sp. YT40 encodes:
- a CDS encoding DUF1993 family protein encodes the protein MQYAAFASQTFDNMLGTLDHLLAKAIEADMSDTVLDARLADDMFPLELQFRVAINQALLALQQVGIKDVPLEEESYASLAEVRDRVAAVRARVAESNLADWSPATGEVDLTLPNGVRFVMSAEEDIRDWILPNFYFHLTLAYALLRREGLEIGKMDFLPHMERHMVRVN